GCCCATGTTCTTCATCATGTCGCCCAGGCCGCCGGAGCCGCCCATCTGGCGCATGAGGCCTTTCATCTTCGACGGTGACTTCATCATCTTCCGCATCTCGCCGAACTGCTTGATGAGCTGGTTCACCTCGACGAGGGAAGTCCCGGATCCCGCGGCGATCCGCTGGCGGCGGGAGCCCTTGATGATCTCCGGCTTGCGGCGTTCCTCCGGCGTCATCGAAAGGACGATGGCCTCCGTGCGGTTCATCTTCTTGTTGTTGAAGGCGTCCGCGGGGAGCTGCTTCTTGATCTTGTTGAAGCCGGGCATCATGCCCAGCAGGCCTTCCAGAGGACCCAGGTTGCGGATCATCTTCATCTGGTCGAGGAAGTCGGTGAAATCGAACTTCCCTTCCTGCATCCGCTGCATGGAGCGCATGGCGTCCGCCTCGTTCACCTTGTCGGCGACCTGTTCCACCATGCCGACGATGTCGCCCTTGCCCAGGATGCGGTCCGCCATTCGGGTCGGGTGGAACTCGAAAAGCTGGTCCAGCTTCTCGCCCTCACCGGCGAACTTGATCGGCTTGCCGGTGACGGCGCGCATCGAGAGGGCCGCGCCGCCGCGGGAGTCACCGTCCAGCTTCGTCAGGATGATGCCGGTGATGCCCACGGCTTCGTCGAAATGGGTGGCCACGGAGACGGCCTGCTGGCCGGTGGCCGCGTCCGCCACCAGGAGCGTCTCCTTCGGCTTGAGGAAGGCGTGCAGGCGCTTCAGTTCCTCCACCAGTCGCTGGTCGATCTCCTGGCGGCCGGCGGTGTCGAAGATGAGGACGGTGCCGTTCTGGTTCTCCGCCCAGACCAGCGCGTCCTTCGCCACCTTCACCACGTCCGTCTCGGTCGCTTCCGGCGTGTAGATGGGCACGTCGATCTGTTTTGCCAGCGTGGCGAGCTGGTCGATGGCGGCGGGGCGGTAGAGGTCGCACGCGATGAGCAGCGGGCGGCGGCCTTCCTTTTTCAGGCGCAGCGCCAGCTTCGCGGAAGTCGTCGTCTTGCCCGCGCCGTTGAGGCCGCAGATGAGGATCCGCGCGGGCGGGTTGAGGTCCAGCGGAGCCTGGTCGCCACCCAGCAGTTCGGTCAGCTCGTCGTTGAAGAACTTGATGATCTGCTCGCCCGGTTTGATGGATTTCAGGACGTCCTCACCGATGGATTTCTCCTTCACCTTCGCGATGAAATCCTTCGCCACGCCGAACTCGACATCCGCCTCCAACAGGGCGATGCGGACCTCGCGCAGCGCGTCCGTGATGTTCTTCTCAGAGATGCGCCCTACGCCACGGAGGTTGCGGAAGGTCTTGTCGAGATTGTCGGCGAGGGATTGGAACATGGTCGGTTGGGATGAAAGTTGGAAAAGCCGGAGTCGCGGGGGTTATTCCCCGTCGGGTTGGTAGGCGGAGTTGCGGTCGATCCGGAAGGACCAGCGGAGCGGCGGGCTGTGCGGCTTGCCCGTCATATCCTTCCACGTCACGGTGACTTCGCAGGAAGGCTGGCGCAGCCGGCGGTTGATCTTCCAGGTGAACTTCTTCTCCGCCGGGTCGAACGTGGCGGGGACTTCACCGAAGCCTCCCACCTTCATGACCAGCGACGCCGGGTCGAAATTTTCCAGCGTGGAAAGGTCGGCGGAGATTTCCGGCAGGCGGGTGTTGATGACGGCACCGGCTTCCGGGGTGACCGGGTAGGGCGTGGTCTGGACCGGTGCCTGGCCGATTCCCCCGCCGGGGACACCACCGGGCGCGCCCGCCCCGCCGGCATCGGAACCCGCTTCGCGGAAGGTGGTGGCGAATTCGAAGATCTTGTCGTAGTTCCCCAGGATGATGTAGCGCGGCAGCGTCTTGGCCGGCATGCCGCGCTTCACCTTCCCGGGCAGCACGGTGAACAGGTGCGTGTAGCCGAACTCATCCGCCAGCGGCAGCATCTCCTCCGTGTAGAATCCACCCGGGTAGGCGTAGGTGGTCGCCTTGTGCTTCGGGAACTGCGACTCCAGGAACCGCTTCGACTCGCCCAGCTCCTTCCGCAGGAACGCATCATAGGCGTCCGCTCCCTTCTTCCGCATCGCCTTCACCGTCCCGGGATAGGGATGGCTCACGGAGTGGCTGCCGAGGGTCGCCCCGGCGGCGAGCATTTCCTCGATCATGCCGGTGGTGAGCGCCTTTCCGCCGCCGTCCACGTAGCTTTTGTAGAGATAGAGGGTGAAGGGATACTTGTACTCCTTCAGGATGGGGAAGGCGTCCGTATAGACGGATTTCCAGCCGTCATCCAGGGTGATGACCACACACTTCGGCGGGAGGGTCTTCTCGCCCTTTTTCCAGGCGATGAAGTCGCCCATGGAGATTACCGTCAATCCCATCTGCCGGAGGGCCTCCATCTGCTGGCGGAACTTCGACGTGCGGATCCGCATGGCCGTTTCCGGTTGGGTTTCCGAAAAATCATGGTAGCCCAGCACGGAGACACGCACTCCGTCATCCGGGATCTCCGGTTCCGCCGGGGCTTCCGGAGTGGCAGGCGGGGCCGCCGGGTCCGTGGTGGCGGGGGACTCCGCCGCGGGGACGGGCGTCGCGGGAGCGGGGGCAGGGGTGTTCTCCTGCGCCCACGCGAAAGTGGTGGCCAGCAGGGTGAACAGAAGGGCGGATTTCGTCATCGGCGGGCAGAAACTACGGCAGCCCGCGCGGTTTGGGAAGTAGCAACACGGGCATCGGCGGCACTTGCGCCCCGGTCCATCCGGTGCCCATGATCCCGCCATGAGCGATACCGTCATCGAGACGAAAAATCTCCACCGGAGCTACCGCATCGGCAGGAAATCCATCGAGGTGCTGCATGGCATCGATCTTTCCATCCAGCGGGGGGAAAAGGTCTTCCTCTGCGGTCCCAGCGGTGCCGGAAAAACCACGCTGCTCTACACCCTGGCCGGTCTGGAACGGCCGGAGCAGGGCACCGTGAAGATCGACGGCACGGACCTCTACGCGCTCGGCAGGAAGGAACAGGCGCGGTTCCGCAATGCCCGGATCGGCTACGTCTTCCAGAACTACCACCTCCTGCCGGAACTGACCGCCCTGGAGAATGTCGCCGTGCCCGGAGCCATCGCGGGGGAAGATCGCACGGAGGAGGCGATGAAGGCGCTGCGCCGCGTGGGCCTCGGCGAGCGTGCCGACCACCTCCCGGCGGAACTGTCCGGTGGCGAGCAGCAGCGGGTCGCCATCGCCCGCGCCATCGTCAACGAGCCGAAGGTCCTCTTCGCCGACGAGCCGACCGGCAACCTGGATTCAAAGAACAGTGCCGAAATCATGGGCATCCTGCTGGATCTGGCGACCGAGCACGGGGTGACCCTGGTGGTGGTCACACATGACCAGTCGCTCGCCAAGGTGGGGGATCGCACCCTCATCATCCGTGATGGAAGTATCCATCATGATTGAATTTGTCGTTCTCTTAAAATATTTGAAATCAGTTGGTTGAATCGCTTCAAAGATTCGTTTCAAATGCTTTTGTTTGACATGTCGGTGTATTGGCTTTGGTTTGGAGGTGATGAATCAAACAATCGTTCCCAACGGTGGCCCCAAGCTGAAATTGGTGGAGGCGGCGGAAAAGCTTTTCGCGGAGAAAGGCTTTGAGGCCGTTTCTGTCCGGGACATCACGAAGGAAGCAGGGGCCAACGTCGCCGCGGTGAACTATCACTTCGGCAGCCGGGATGGGTTGGTCATCGCCGTCATCAGCCGCTACATTATGCCGGTGAACCAGGAGCGTCTGGCACGTCTGGAGCGTGCGGAACGGAACGGGAACGACGTGCGGGAAATCATCGCCGCATTCGTGAAGCCGATCGTCGAGCAGGTCGGGAAGTCCGAGTTGTCGGAGAAACTTTACTGCCAGTTGCTGGGGCGCATTTTCTCCGAACAATCCGTGTCCCTGCCCGGGGAGCTGGAGTACCAGACCCGCAGCGTGGTGGAGCGCTTCACCAAGGTCCTGCACAAGGCGCTGAAGGAGTTTTCTCCGGATGAGGTCCTGTGGCGGCTGCACTTCATCGTCGGTGGATTGATCCACCTCCTCACCCACAGCGGGTTCCTTTACCGGGTGGCGGGATCCCTGACAGGCACCCCCTCCATGGACTCCAATATCGAGCGTTTCCTCGACTTCGCCGTCGCCGGACTCCGCGACGGCCTGCCCTCCACCGAAGGCGGGGAGGAAGCCGGGCAGAAGAAGGTGCCCCAAGCCCAGTTCAATTTCTGAGCAGGGAGGGCGGGTATTGGGGCAAAGCCGCCATGCCCGCCGCCAACGCCGCCGGTGTTTGGACTACCTTTATGAAGCGGTTCCGCATTCCACGCACTGCCGCTTGTTGAGCAGGGTTCAGTCGGTTGCCTGCACCGCCTTGTTCAGCTTGTTGTTTAAAGTGGGGTCATCTTTGAGTTCGTGTTAGGTTAAGAGCCCTCGGCTCCGGCTCCGGACCTTCCCCGGAAAGTGGAAATACGGTACGTCCAGCCGCTTGAGCAAGCCGAGAAACGATAGCCTGCTGAACAAACGGTAGTGGCTCTTCATAAAATGTAGCGGCTCTAATGTTCGTCATGCGACCTTCGTCCTCAGGAATCTCGATGATAAACTCATTCTGAATAACCCAACAAACCCGGATAAAGAAACTCTCCCAACTGGTGATCTGTCCCGAAGGATACTCCCCGCTCTGGATGCATTCTATGAAGCTCCTTGCAACAATGCCAATTCCCTTCACGCGAATAGAGCGTGAACCCGGCTGATTGGACTTCAGATAAATGATATCTCCTATCTTCAGACTGGCTAGGCTCGATTGCAAGTCAGCTCCGGACTGGCGGTTCCAACCGATCGTAAAACAATCTTCACTGAAAAAGTCATCTTGGACTTCTTCGCCGTCCCATTTCGATCCTGCTCCGTAAATTGCCATGTTTTGTGTTGTCTGTTGTGTATAAATTTTTTGCCGAACGTCTAAGGTGAGGCGCGGAGCCCAGCGGAGTTGCCTCCACCGTCTTGTTCGCCCTATTGGGTTCGGAAATAGCGGCTCTCGTCGGAACTTCCTCTGATCTGATTGTCTCCAACGAACTCTAATTCTCGATCGTTCCCATTATCAAAGTGAATCTGAATCCACCTGTCTTTGACGATTTGGTAATAGCCTTGTTCTGATACTTCGATTTGAGATCCGCCGCTCTCATTGATCGGAGTGCAAAACCACACCATTCTTCCGCCCTTGTGGAAATGCCAGGTCTCTCGAAGAATCATATCAGCCCCCGTTGGGCTTCTATTAGTTCCTGTCCATTGGCTCGTTATTTCACCAAGGTTGCTATTCGTCCTCGAATATTCACCCCCATTGTTACTTCGACGATAATCTGACTCTCTAACATATTGCGGGGTCGGCGCTGTAACAGCTCCAAAGATTATCAAAAATAAAAATAAGGCGCACCCGATATATCCCAAAATTGTTCCCCATATCGCTTTTCTTCTTCCAGATATTACTCCATTGGACTTTTTAATTGAGGAGAGCGCCAAATGACCAGTAATGATCGCAGGAATTGCAGCCAAAAGTGGAATTGCCAGAAATGAACCTGCGATGGCTACAATTCCACATATTAGGCTAGCTTTGGCTGTTCCCGATACCCCCGATGCTGTCGGGATTGGAGGTGGGTAAGCTGCCAATGATGCTGGTAAGGACGGACTCTTATACAGTGACTGCGGAATTGGATCGAGAGTGTTGAATGCGTTACTTATCTGCTGGTTCGCCAGGGCAGTTCCATCGCTACCGCAGGAAGGGCAAGAAACGGAAGTCGGCATCCGATTGTTTATTGGCTCGACTTCAAAAATGTAGTTTTGGCCGCATTCGCATGTGACTTCTATATCGATCATGTTGGATTTGAGTTTGGGGGCGAACGTCAAGGGTCAGGCGCCGGCGGAACGCCGGTTGCCTGCACCCGCTTGTTCGACTTATTTTGTTAGTTCGTCGATGGATGATTCCAAGGCTCTCAGATAATTCACTCTCAGTGCATAAGCAAGTTCGCTTCGTGGTATGCTACCATCACTTGAGACATACAGATTAAGCGTGGGGTTCAGGTCCCGAATCCTCTCAGCAAGATTCGGAAATGAAATCGAACCACTTCGCACTCGTTCGAGAACGACGTCGGCCATATCATAAAATTCCTTTGGGATGGGTTGTCGTGGGTTGCGTGCGAATCGCGGACGGTGATAATCGTCAATCTCATCACGGCGAAGATCTGAAAACGGCCCGAACTCCATTCTCACAATACTGTCTTCAACTCTCTTCGCAAATGGGTCGATGTTGTATGGCCCAACCTTCCTTCCAAGATCCCGCTCTGGAGAATGACTGAGAGCCGTTCGTAAGTCTTCCATGGGAATTTGTATTACTGGCCCGTCGTTCAGCGCGTATCTAGCCGCTCTCACGTAAGGATCAAGGAATACGGTCGATGGCATGTCTGTGCGCCAATAACGACCATTGGCCCATGGGACGTTTCGGAACCAGATTCCGCCTCTGATGTTAGCGCGTGGCATTGTCTTATTTTTCTTTGTCGAACAACCCAGATGGTGAACAAAACTGTCGGATTTCTCCAGCCATTTTATCGGCGGCATAAATGTCGCGTATTTACGGATTTTGTGTGATATTCGACAAAATCGCAGGTTTGGTGGGAAATATCCTTTCCTATGAGGCAGGAGGGGGGTAGCTGATCATGTGCCTGGATAGATCGGATGACAAGGGGCGATTGGAGGACCAGTTGCGGGGGAAAATCCGGATGAAGCAGTTTCTTGTCGAACGGAGGAAGCCTATGTGGGTTGGTATCGGAGATTTGTAAGGTGGCATGGGCTGCGCCATCCGGAGGAGATGGCTGCGCCGGAGGTGGAGGCGTTTCTCACGGGTCTTGCGGTGAATGGCCGCGTGGCGGAAAGTACGCAAAACTAGGCGCTCAATGCGCTGATTTTCCTTGATCGTGAGGTGCTGGGGAAAAATCCCGAAGGAATCCCGGCCATCAGGGCGGAAAGACGGAAAGTCATGCCCGTCGTGCTGACGGTGGAGGAGATCCGGAGACTGCTGGAGCCGATGGATGGAGCAGCCGGGCTGGCGGGCCGGCTGATGTATGGATGCGGATTGCGGCTGGTGGAGACGCTGGCGTTGCGGGAAGCTGGAGGTCAGGCACGGCAAGGGAGGGAACGACCGGGTGATGACGCTGCCGGCCCCCTGGACGGGGGAGAAGAGGCGGCACCATCTGCACGAAGTGGGAATCGCCCGCGAATTGCGCCGCTGCGCGAAACCGGGAAGAATCGAAAAGCGGATCACCGCCCACGGACTACAGAGTCCTCTGGATGACCTGTGATTGCAGCGGGCGCAGCACGCGGAATGCCCTATAGCGACCGTGCGCGGATCTCCTCGACGATGGAAGCGATGACCTCGTCCACCGGCTTGGTGCCGAGGTCGTCCTTGTCGCGGTGGCGGACGGAGACGGTGCCTTCCTCCACTTCACGCGCGCCGAGGACGAGCATGTAGGGCACGCGCTCCAGGCGGGTGTTGCGGATCTTCGCGCCGATCTTGTCGGAGCTGCGGTCGATGGTCACGCGCACGCCGGCGTCGGCCAGCTTGGCGGTGAGTTCCTCCGCCGCTTCCAGCGTCTTGTCGGAAATGGGGAGGACGCGCACCTGTTCCGGAGCGAGCCAGGCAGGGAACTTGCCCTCGAAGTGTTCGATGAGCAGGCCGGTGAAACGCTCCAGCGAGCCGAACGGCGCGCGGTGGATCATCACCGGGACGTGCGGCTGGTTGTCCGGGCCGATGTAGGAAAGTTTGAAGCGCACGGGCAGGTTGTAGTCCACCTGCACGGTGCCGAGCTGCCAGTCGCGGCCGATGACGTCCTTCACCACGAAGTCGATCTTCGGTCCGTAGAAGGCGGCCTCACCGAGTTCCTCGGTGTAGTCCACGCCCAGCGTCTGGACGGCATCGCGCAGGGCGGCCTCCGCCTTGTCCCAGTTCTCCGGGGAGCCGACGTATTTGTCGGACTCCGGATCACGGAGGGAGAGGCGCACGCGGTATTCGTGCATGCCCAGGGTATTGAGCACCTTTTTGACGAGATCCAGGCAGCCTTTGACTTCCTCCGCCACTTGGTCCGGGGTGCAGAAAAGGTGGGCGTCGTCCTGCGTGAAGCCGCGGACGCGGGTCATGCCGCCCAGCTCGCCGGACTGCTCCCAACGATACACCGTGCCGAACTCCGCCAGACGCACCGGCAGGTCGCGGTAGGAGTGGTGGTCGCTGGCGAAGATCTTGATGTGGTGCGGGCAGTTCATCGGCTTCAGCAGGTAACCTTCGTAGGTTCCGTCGTTGAGGCCGTTGATGAGCGTGGCGCAGGTGGCGTCCTCATCCGCCAGCTTTTCCAGCACGTCCCGCTCCGGGATCGCCGGGTACTGGCTTTCCTGGTAGTAGGGGAAGTGGCCGGAGGTGCGGTAGAGGTCCAGCTTGCCGATGTGAGGGGTGAAGACCTGGGAGTAGCCCTGCTTGTCCAGCTCCTGCGTGATGAACTCCTGCAGCGAACGGCGGACGAGCGCGCCCTTCGGCTTCCAGAGGATGAGACCTTGGCCGACGGCTTCGTCGATGTGGAAAAGCCCCAGCTCCTTGCCCAGGCGGCGGTGGTCGCGCTTCTTCGCTTCCTCCAGCCGGT
This genomic stretch from Akkermansiaceae bacterium harbors:
- the ffh gene encoding signal recognition particle protein, translated to MFQSLADNLDKTFRNLRGVGRISEKNITDALREVRIALLEADVEFGVAKDFIAKVKEKSIGEDVLKSIKPGEQIIKFFNDELTELLGGDQAPLDLNPPARILICGLNGAGKTTTSAKLALRLKKEGRRPLLIACDLYRPAAIDQLATLAKQIDVPIYTPEATETDVVKVAKDALVWAENQNGTVLIFDTAGRQEIDQRLVEELKRLHAFLKPKETLLVADAATGQQAVSVATHFDEAVGITGIILTKLDGDSRGGAALSMRAVTGKPIKFAGEGEKLDQLFEFHPTRMADRILGKGDIVGMVEQVADKVNEADAMRSMQRMQEGKFDFTDFLDQMKMIRNLGPLEGLLGMMPGFNKIKKQLPADAFNNKKMNRTEAIVLSMTPEERRKPEIIKGSRRQRIAAGSGTSLVEVNQLIKQFGEMRKMMKSPSKMKGLMRQMGGSGGLGDMMKNMGGGKFPGGKFPF
- a CDS encoding polysaccharide deacetylase family protein — protein: MTKSALLFTLLATTFAWAQENTPAPAPATPVPAAESPATTDPAAPPATPEAPAEPEIPDDGVRVSVLGYHDFSETQPETAMRIRTSKFRQQMEALRQMGLTVISMGDFIAWKKGEKTLPPKCVVITLDDGWKSVYTDAFPILKEYKYPFTLYLYKSYVDGGGKALTTGMIEEMLAAGATLGSHSVSHPYPGTVKAMRKKGADAYDAFLRKELGESKRFLESQFPKHKATTYAYPGGFYTEEMLPLADEFGYTHLFTVLPGKVKRGMPAKTLPRYIILGNYDKIFEFATTFREAGSDAGGAGAPGGVPGGGIGQAPVQTTPYPVTPEAGAVINTRLPEISADLSTLENFDPASLVMKVGGFGEVPATFDPAEKKFTWKINRRLRQPSCEVTVTWKDMTGKPHSPPLRWSFRIDRNSAYQPDGE
- a CDS encoding ABC transporter ATP-binding protein, encoding MSDTVIETKNLHRSYRIGRKSIEVLHGIDLSIQRGEKVFLCGPSGAGKTTLLYTLAGLERPEQGTVKIDGTDLYALGRKEQARFRNARIGYVFQNYHLLPELTALENVAVPGAIAGEDRTEEAMKALRRVGLGERADHLPAELSGGEQQRVAIARAIVNEPKVLFADEPTGNLDSKNSAEIMGILLDLATEHGVTLVVVTHDQSLAKVGDRTLIIRDGSIHHD
- a CDS encoding TetR family transcriptional regulator gives rise to the protein MNQTIVPNGGPKLKLVEAAEKLFAEKGFEAVSVRDITKEAGANVAAVNYHFGSRDGLVIAVISRYIMPVNQERLARLERAERNGNDVREIIAAFVKPIVEQVGKSELSEKLYCQLLGRIFSEQSVSLPGELEYQTRSVVERFTKVLHKALKEFSPDEVLWRLHFIVGGLIHLLTHSGFLYRVAGSLTGTPSMDSNIERFLDFAVAGLRDGLPSTEGGEEAGQKKVPQAQFNF
- a CDS encoding DUF4190 domain-containing protein, which translates into the protein MIDIEVTCECGQNYIFEVEPINNRMPTSVSCPSCGSDGTALANQQISNAFNTLDPIPQSLYKSPSLPASLAAYPPPIPTASGVSGTAKASLICGIVAIAGSFLAIPLLAAIPAIITGHLALSSIKKSNGVISGRRKAIWGTILGYIGCALFLFLIIFGAVTAPTPQYVRESDYRRSNNGGEYSRTNSNLGEITSQWTGTNRSPTGADMILRETWHFHKGGRMVWFCTPINESGGSQIEVSEQGYYQIVKDRWIQIHFDNGNDRELEFVGDNQIRGSSDESRYFRTQ
- a CDS encoding phage integrase N-terminal SAM-like domain-containing protein, with translation MGWYRRFVRWHGLRHPEEMAAPEVEAFLTGLAVNGRVAESTQN
- the thrS gene encoding threonine--tRNA ligase, whose product is MSERKTLDERNQMTDLERLRHSAAHVMATAILRIWPDAQFAYGPPIESGFYYDFEMKHRVTPDDFEKIEAEMRKVAKENQKFERKVISREEAKALAESGRLGGLSERPGNPSRFKLDLIDKIPEGEEISCFQNGEFIDLCAGPHVGYTAKCKNTKLMSVSSSFYMGDESKGQLQRLYGTAFESKELLEEHLNRLEEAKKRDHRRLGKELGLFHIDEAVGQGLILWKPKGALVRRSLQEFITQELDKQGYSQVFTPHIGKLDLYRTSGHFPYYQESQYPAIPERDVLEKLADEDATCATLINGLNDGTYEGYLLKPMNCPHHIKIFASDHHSYRDLPVRLAEFGTVYRWEQSGELGGMTRVRGFTQDDAHLFCTPDQVAEEVKGCLDLVKKVLNTLGMHEYRVRLSLRDPESDKYVGSPENWDKAEAALRDAVQTLGVDYTEELGEAAFYGPKIDFVVKDVIGRDWQLGTVQVDYNLPVRFKLSYIGPDNQPHVPVMIHRAPFGSLERFTGLLIEHFEGKFPAWLAPEQVRVLPISDKTLEAAEELTAKLADAGVRVTIDRSSDKIGAKIRNTRLERVPYMLVLGAREVEEGTVSVRHRDKDDLGTKPVDEVIASIVEEIRARSL